Part of the Mytilus edulis chromosome 9, xbMytEdul2.2, whole genome shotgun sequence genome, TCGATGATTCAAATGCAAGTcgtttaccaaatatttttccgTAAACATACAGGTATATATACgaagatttattatttttgaataattttgaagttcagtatatttgttttcctttttattaGGCGGTATTAACTTAACAGTGAAAAATTTAATTCGTGGGTAATAAATGTTTGTCAGTTCTCCATGGAATTATGGCTGACAAACCAGTTATAATATCCTTAAACAAGTATTTGTTAAGTGCAGTAAATTcatattctttataaaaaaaaaaattcgcttTGGCAATGCTGTTGTTAACGAATAGTTGAGCAATTCTTTGCTAGGAACAgctgtatataaataaaggcaacagtagtataccgctgttcaaaactcataaatccatggacaaaaaacaaaatcggggtaacaaactaaaaccgagggaaacgcattatttaaatataagaggagaacaacgacataacacttaaatgtaacacacatagacaaaatcccacgagagaTACAGTCAAGTTTTGGATGTTTCCTGAATATTCGCATCTTTATAGTTATCTCGGTTCCAGCTTCCGAGCTTGTGATCTATTATAGACATTTACAAGCTGTCGTTCAGTATAAGTGTTAAATAGAAAACCTATGCTAGGCAATTAGCAGGACGAGACGGGTGGTGTTATATTCTAAAACTCACTTTGGCATAAAACAAACTGATGAAAGATAACCGGCTTTTAATTTTGAACGCCATACTCGCGTTCTTTCACATAAGACTCGCAGTGGCgcttaaattataaaaacaaatgtggCACAATAAAAATGCAAAACAGAATATTCTGAAATTGTACTCAATACGGTATTGCAACTAATACATGGGGGCAGAAACACTTTAGTGTTTCgattaaaacaataatttctaTACtgcaaatttacagaaaatgaacaTAATCAGTTATAGAATCACCAGCCAATTAGTTAGCACATCTATGTTGACAGCTAGTAAATCAGTTTATGGGTTACAAAATGTGTTCTCGAAACACAAAATCCAgttgttttttggggttttttttgtttaaatcttagCCTGTTGTACATCAGACGTGGGATTTGACTACATACGATTCATCTGTGGATTTCAAATTCAAACATTCGAAAGGATGAATCAAAAACGAAATTGTCGAATATTTGCCGAAGTGTATACCATTTGCCAAAGTTTTAAGCTTATAAGATAATATTTAGGAAAAGGCTCAACCGTTTAATGTTTCAGGTTCAATGTAGACAAGATACGGAATGTGGTTCAGACGAGTGTTGCTATTATCATGAAGGCCCAATGCTTGTTAGCAAGAAACGATCTATTTTACCTGTCTCTGGTATGATTCAAGGTCAGTACgcctttataaaaaaataatatttaaaaaaaccacACTAGATGTCTAATATTTCGACTGCAGCCTGAGTGTATGTAGAAAACAAATGTAAGTCCCTACTCGCCCCTTGTGTGTTTTTTAAGAAGAGTTTGATTATCAATAACAGTTGTTTGGTTTTCCCATATGATGACCTTAAAATTATGATAaggatatagtatatatatatttccaaacGGATATGGCATGGTTCCTTGATAAATTTCGTTTCTACAGCTGGTTTGTTCGTGCCTTTTCCAGGATTTTGGTGAAAATTTATTCTCGCAGCTATGAAATGAGAGGTTAAAACGGACTAACTGTATCTGCCAATAACAAAAATTAATACACAACGGTTTCAGTAACTTCTTTTAGTATGCAAACCGATGTATCTTTTTTCTAATTTAGTGTTTTCAGAAGCTTGTCTAATTTCGAAGAACACACTGTTTTCTTGACTTAAATAACCAAAGATgcatatatcaaaaataaattaaattcaaaagatAACTAACATAGAGCCGGATAATATcaaatggaaattcaaacttatatGTTTAAGACAAGCTGACAACTACTATCTATTTTCACCAAATAGATATTTACATAGAAGCATAATTCTGTTAAAATAGCCTATTTACATTCAAACGCACATTTTCTGTATCTTATATCCAATTTCTGTGCCAATGTATGCCTAAAATCCTTCTCCTAAAGTATCTGTTTACAGTATCCACGAGTGTGCTCTTAAACGTAAACATGTGAATGATTTGTATTGAgttcaatatataaataaggagatgtaaaataattgccattgagacaactaaaGATAAGAAACCAATGTAAACAACTTcgggtcactgtacggccttcaacgataaGACAAACACATAATAGGATGGGCAATAAAATAGTCCCAGTCATGACACAATATCaattaattcaaatgaaaaactaATGACttgttttttaacaaaacaattaacaaaaacattGGAAGATAGCAACTAATGACGATTCCCTACTTACAGGCTTTTGACTTGGGACAGATACACAAAGAACGTAGGGGGATTGAACATGTGTGTAAGTGCTTGATAATCTTTAACATATGATTTTGGCTTCATAGTACAACATTCGAATAATAGAACAATCTGTCAAAAGAAATGCACTAACATAAGACAGAAGAAACAAACTACTGAATACAAAATTTCCTTtgataaaatatggttgattatgATGTATTgtactttttaatgtattttagGTGGGTGTAGTGAAAAGTACAATACTGAAGGTCAATCAAAGTTTCATTTGATAAAAGAAGATTAATCATAATGtgtattgtattttttatgtattttaaggTGGATGGTGTGAAAAGTACAAAACTGAAGGTCAATCTTGCAGTGGTATTGCTAAGATGAATGGTCATTGTGAGTGTGGACCTGGCCTGACTTGTACTGTTACTGTCAGCAcacattcaaaaattcaaaaacgaaGGGAATTGCCTGCTACGTGCCTTCGAAGTCAAACATAAGATTAAAACCTAGATATAGCTATACATTGTCAGGGCAATcctataaaataaaatgtcatatGCCTTGTTCAgagttaaatattatttcatagcTAAGCTACTATAAATAGGTGAAAGTACACTAACAAATTGTGTTCATACTATCAGTACATACCATTTAGTACTATGTTTCCCTAGTGACAATActacttacttttttttttaaatatttaacactGGCAGGTCATATAAATGTGTTTGTTCCATTGCGTCAGTAATTCCTTCCCTCAACCTGATTTCAACTAGTACGTCATTGTCGTCGTAGCAAATCTGTTTGCACAATATATGCATGAACTTTTGTTACTttacaaatatatgttgacaTAATGCAATTGTTTTACTGATTGATTACAGTTGCTTTTACTTTACTAAAACTAAAACTGTACTAAAGTTAATTTTGTgtgattagttatcaaaggtaccaggcttataatttaatacgtcagacgcgcgtttcgtctacataagactcatcagtgtaaACTTGagtttaataaattatatattagtACCACAGATAAAACGTCATTATGAATAAGAAAATGCAGTataagtaccaatgagacaactcgccatctAAGTAACaatgtgtaaaatgtaacaattATAGTTATGGTGACGGGGGGAAACaaaacagtctaatctatataaaaaagatagaAACACGAAATATCTATGAACCACACCaataaatgacaaccactgaacaacatgcTCCTGACAGGTGCATAAAATGCTGCGAGTTAAAACGTTTTAgcaggcgccaaccttcacccgTAGCTGAGACAGTAGTGTTAGGTTAGGTGGGCCGTATTATAGGCGAACGTCCttcaataataaaaatcaaacgtTTATTATAAGCGTATATCATATCGTTTGCGTAAATTTATCATATTCATTAAACAGAGATAAACTGTCTGTGGCCTAAACAGGAATAGATAGAAACGCATGAAAGTCGGTTGTTGTTGAAACCACGATAGTAATACATTTCAAAtagttctttttaaaaatatatacaacattcAGAAAAATCTAACTTTTACATCTTACAAATTGAGCTAATACACATCCATACtactatggacaagtcaagagatgttcttGGCGGATTctcattttttatttctaattttggTTTGTCATGGTATCAAGTAGACCTAGTTGAATCCGTAAATAGTAATTTTCTATCCAACTGTTCTCTGCATACACAAAGTTAATAGTTcggaaaacaaaaacatacaaataattgaAAGCAGGAAAATACATCAATCAGaatattgaaaatcaaaataaGGAACAAGAAGTATTTACAATAAAAGGAGCACAGTATGTCAGTACCAAAATACTATTCCCTTGATTTTCTATCACATTGTGTTCAGAATCAGGTTCAGAATAGtcattttccatttgtttgatgagtttgggcttttgattttaccatatGAAAAggaactttccgatttgaatttttctttgaaatcattTCTTcgttattctgattttttaatgtacttttttttaagtgTAAACAATGTATTACTTGTTCTCTCATACAcctttctatgttttttttatgttttatttattaatcatTAAGTGACCGGGGAGGGGTATaacacaataaaatatgtttgcagtttatttttttaaaggttaaGTAATTAAAAGTAAGATTTGGTCCAGAACTTACGGATAAAAAAGTCTGAAAATGTCAAATCGATTTATTATTTTCCATTTGCATTCATTGATCTCAAAGAaatacttctatatatatatatacacgtatTCTGAAGATTTGTTCCTTTTGTGACGCTTTTAaacatacaatatttttgtattaatgTGTTTACAAATTAAATAGTTTTATCGGTCATAATGCATGCTACGACAGGGGATTAATGAATATGTCCGCTGTAATCTTTACAGATTTCCAAAATGTGTAAATCATCTATTATCATATAAATATAACACATGTTGAGCAAATGggtgaaaaatattttggaaaattaaTAGCTAATAAGTTTGTCAAACTGCCTTAGAATTTACAGGAATTGGAATTAGTCATAACGTACTTAAGGAACTGCATCGTGAGCAGCAATCATCAATCAAGAAAATCAAGTTAGAAAATACAAACCCTGGATTGTCGTATCAACTGGGAAATGCATTCACTGCTAGAAGGCTGCTACATAGAATAGGAAAATTCACAATtaaaaagctgaaatcatctcttgtgtcgtaaagttttgttatcaaccgaccctcaatgttttttttctagttGTAAGCCACGATATGGTTTTGTCaagtataaaacaaaaaacagatatTGCTTCGATTGTTTGCTTGATTCTACTTCTTTGAGTCGCTCTTTCTTTACGATTACTAGAATTTCCTACAACAGAGTAGATAACCTGTCAAAAAAAAAGATACGCTCCGGACACAAGATTCATTTCAATGTAAATATTCTAATCAGAAATGCTTGAATCCGTTAtaatgtataaaagagggacgaaagataccaaagggacagtcaaactcataaatctaaaacaaactgacaacgccatggctaaaaataaaaaagacaaacagaaaaacaatagtacacacgacacaacatagaaaactaaagaataaacaacacgaaccccaccaaaaactaggggtgatctcaggtgctccggaagggtaagcagatcctgctccacatgtggcacccgtcgtgttgattaagtgattacaaatccggtaaatagtctaattcggtaggtcatattcatgaaagggaaggggattgtagttacgacgtaaggaacatatccgatatcatttgtgaaacggttattccataacggtcaaccaactcgtgatggcgtccgtaaaatttacgaagggatgatttcaacttcaccatttggaactcttggtttaatagcttccttgtgagcagcaaacctctatcaagaaaatcatgataggaaatgcaagcacgggaatatcgtatcaatagggagatatataccccgtatgcaggtgctgctggaatgttgctacttagaaatggaaagttcacaattggaaagctgaaatcatctcttttgtcgtaaagttttgttttcaaccgactctcattgtcaTTGTATAAGGCATGATATCTTATCTTTTAAAGTGAACATAAGAGGGATTGTGACTTCATAATAGTGGCACAGTAATATTATATCGTCCGTTTTAACGGTTGGTAAATCACGATGTTGAAGGAAATATGTGTATTCTTAGTGGTTTCTATTTCAATCGTTTCTTCAGTAAAGGTAAAGATATTTACCTTATTTACCTTAGAAATATTGAAGTTCTTATCCAAAAAGAATTACAAGAAATGAAATTTTCGATGATTCCAATGAAAGtcgttttagaaatatttttcccaaaaaatacaagtatatacggaaattatttttttagaaaaacttttaagtttactacatttgttttccttttctttttcttaagCGATATCATCATTATATTATATTAGTATGTGTATATACTCTTTGCAGTTCTATATGTAACTAGGGTTGATAATTTCACTCTGAAAATAATCTAGACGGAAATGATTATATCTTTTAAGCaagttttttaattaattatagtATACATTCTCAAATCAAGCCACGAAAGAATATTTTCCCACATGCATAAGCGTTCAAAGTTTATaatgacatttttcattttttaaactttaatttttaatgAAGGATATCTGCAATCGAAGTTTAATTTGTTTctgtcagaaaaaaatatcaattcacATATTATACCAGGTTTCTACTTACTTGTTACTTATATACGTCaaactcgcgtttcgtctacataggactcattCAACGCGCTCGCAAATAAAGCAGTCTGAAAACTAAATCAAATCCAAATTTAAAGtctttaaagtatttaaaatccAGATTGCTGAAAAAAATATGGTTCTAAATACTGATAATGCCGTCAATGACGGGAATAGAAAAAGCTGagtattttgaacaattttacattttatatacagtttagagaaaattaatatatcaatgatatttcatgtcaacacaaTAGTGCTGAATAATTATGTGATGATTACCTCGGTGACGAAACGTCATTCAACAGTGGCATCAACCTAGTGGCTATTAAACCTAATCACAAGTACTAAGTTTATAATCTTGTACGCCTGACACAAGTTTCGTGTAAAAATTGTTGGAAGGCTGAACCAAAAAGAGAAATTAAattaacaacattttcaaaaacgtaaacgaattttttttttatcaaagctgATAAGATAGTATGTGGGAAGAGgctcaatttt contains:
- the LOC139488241 gene encoding uncharacterized protein isoform X2, coding for MWKEICVVLVVSVSIASSLKVQCRQDTECGSDECCYYHEGPMLVSKKRSILPVSGMIQGGWCEKYKTEGQSCSGIAKMNGHCECGPGLTCTVTVSTHSKIQKRRELPATCLRSQT
- the LOC139488241 gene encoding uncharacterized protein isoform X1, translating into MWKELCVVLVISVSIVSSLKVQCRHDTECGSDECCYYHEGPMIVSKRRSILPVSGMIQGGWCEKYKTEGQSCSGIAKMNGHCECGPGLTCTVTVSTHSKIQKRRELPATCLRSQT